Proteins encoded in a region of the Nocardia asteroides genome:
- a CDS encoding PAS and ANTAR domain-containing protein: protein MDHLALRSASAIESVIAGTPQSVGSFRFWFEDQRWEWSEEVAAIYGYPAGSTRPSTELLLAHRHPDDRALVDRSIVTAVRTGEPFCGRHRVIDTAGRTRHVIVVADRMLDDRKSVVGTAGYFIDVSGTLEENRQEVLDDTLPELVESRGVIEQAKGVLMAVYGINPEQAFRVLQWRSQETNIKLRTLARQLVGEVPAMGGGPASQRARFDHLLLTMHDVAAAK from the coding sequence ATGGATCACCTCGCGCTGAGAAGCGCCTCCGCGATCGAGAGCGTCATCGCGGGCACGCCACAGAGCGTGGGTAGCTTCCGCTTCTGGTTCGAGGATCAGCGATGGGAATGGTCGGAGGAAGTGGCCGCGATCTACGGCTACCCCGCGGGAAGCACGCGACCCAGTACGGAGTTGCTGCTGGCGCACAGGCACCCCGACGACCGCGCGCTCGTCGACCGGTCCATCGTCACCGCCGTGCGAACCGGTGAACCGTTCTGTGGCCGCCACCGCGTGATCGACACCGCCGGGCGCACCCGTCACGTCATCGTCGTCGCCGACCGCATGCTCGACGACCGGAAGTCGGTGGTCGGCACCGCCGGCTATTTCATCGACGTGTCCGGCACCCTCGAGGAGAACCGGCAGGAAGTTCTCGACGACACTTTGCCCGAACTGGTCGAGTCCCGAGGGGTGATCGAGCAGGCCAAGGGCGTACTCATGGCCGTCTACGGCATCAACCCCGAACAGGCTTTCCGGGTGTTGCAGTGGCGCTCCCAGGAAACGAACATCAAGTTGCGGACGCTGGCGCGTCAGTTGGTCGGCGAGGTGCCCGCCATGGGCGGCGGTCCGGCATCGCAACGGGCCCGGTTCGACCATCTGCTGCTGACCATGCACGACGTGGCGGCGGCGAAGTGA
- a CDS encoding terpene synthase family protein translates to MRGQHEQLLRSGRQWSLREMFGTPDWDIVDYCRDFRPNRFGAQACAEVERFCREHGIWLEPAGPHYNSMTPYLHPGAVSAERMTIIGLYNAILFWLNDTVGREKFGHLGDDEQQRARVAVDRLCVLLRTRSAPRDPTPLEASTSAFLTRLSALADPAWLDRFIESTIEHLRPAIRDQNARARGGLLSVEEYIDLRGQVSGMYPAIALCEFGRNDYLPWDRIGHTGLAADLRRLRVLTVEIGALMNDVFSFEKECIVDLADFNLIPAVLLNHPGWSLEDAVGGATEIVRARLVEFRKVGATLAEQCDRLGIEDAASAATVSTHIADLIACVQATWVWQIKTLRYKGASIFRENGLK, encoded by the coding sequence ATGCGCGGACAACACGAGCAGTTGCTGCGCAGCGGGCGACAGTGGTCGTTGCGCGAGATGTTCGGTACGCCCGACTGGGACATCGTCGATTACTGCCGTGACTTCCGGCCCAACCGGTTCGGGGCGCAGGCCTGTGCGGAGGTCGAGCGCTTCTGCCGCGAGCACGGGATCTGGCTCGAGCCTGCAGGCCCCCACTACAACAGCATGACGCCCTATCTGCATCCCGGTGCGGTCAGCGCCGAGCGGATGACGATCATCGGTCTCTACAACGCGATCCTGTTCTGGCTCAACGACACCGTCGGCCGGGAGAAGTTCGGGCATCTCGGCGACGACGAGCAGCAGCGGGCGCGCGTCGCGGTCGACCGGCTCTGTGTGCTCCTGCGTACGCGCTCGGCGCCGCGGGACCCCACCCCGTTGGAGGCTTCGACGTCGGCGTTTCTCACCAGGCTGTCCGCCCTCGCGGACCCGGCCTGGCTCGACCGGTTCATCGAGTCCACCATCGAGCATCTGCGGCCCGCGATCCGAGACCAGAACGCCCGTGCGCGCGGCGGGTTGCTCAGCGTCGAGGAGTACATCGATCTGCGGGGTCAGGTCTCGGGCATGTATCCCGCGATCGCACTGTGTGAGTTCGGGCGGAACGACTATCTGCCCTGGGACCGGATCGGCCACACCGGGTTGGCTGCTGATCTGCGTCGGCTCCGGGTGCTGACCGTGGAGATCGGAGCGCTGATGAACGACGTCTTCTCCTTCGAGAAGGAGTGCATCGTCGATCTCGCGGACTTCAACTTGATCCCGGCGGTTCTGCTCAACCACCCCGGCTGGTCGCTGGAGGACGCCGTGGGGGGCGCCACCGAGATCGTGCGCGCAAGGCTCGTGGAATTCCGGAAGGTGGGCGCGACGCTCGCCGAACAATGCGACCGCTTGGGCATCGAAGACGCCGCTTCGGCTGCTACCGTCTCGACTCACATCGCCGATCTGATCGCCTGTGTACAGGCGACCTGGGTCTGGCAGATCAAGACCTTACGGTACAAAGGTGCGTCGATATTCAGGGAGAACGGGCTGAAATAG
- a CDS encoding diguanylate cyclase, producing MANVWWRALQAVAGGSMSLPDPEAVLLGMLEELVAGLEAEPFDASVGLRVGAALASAGLVGPAVPSTSAQVLYGLAERGVADTGRRLAALLAAVGQGYEAQSRSHEDAAAEATRAADERFRVVFDNAAIAIAIGDTDGTLLDVNRGLAEMIGVPVDALRGVSVYDFAHPNDREGIRTLVYDKLVPAGEGTVKLEQRIRRADESYGWASFAITFVKGVDGQSDYLLAVGEDVTEQHRMREELHRQARHDPLTGLPNRRHLIERIDAMIADARNGDRAGLCFVDIDRFKHVNDRYGHGTGDQILTAVAGRLQDSVRGSGCLVARIGGDEFVALIPPPASDHRVATVANSLLEALVDPITAGDRRLRMSISIGAVVTAVAGADAESLLDAADTGLYRAKADGKGRWVLHILDTDTSRGPQPVL from the coding sequence ATGGCGAACGTTTGGTGGCGCGCTTTGCAGGCCGTCGCCGGTGGGTCCATGTCGCTACCGGACCCCGAGGCCGTACTGCTCGGCATGCTCGAGGAGTTGGTGGCCGGCCTGGAGGCCGAACCCTTCGACGCGAGCGTCGGTCTCCGCGTGGGCGCGGCGCTGGCCTCCGCCGGGCTGGTCGGCCCGGCCGTGCCCAGCACGTCCGCGCAAGTCCTGTACGGGTTGGCCGAACGCGGGGTCGCGGATACCGGGCGGCGGCTCGCGGCGCTGCTCGCGGCGGTCGGTCAGGGATACGAAGCGCAGTCGCGCTCGCACGAGGACGCGGCCGCCGAGGCGACCCGCGCCGCCGACGAGCGGTTCCGCGTCGTCTTCGACAACGCCGCCATCGCGATCGCCATAGGTGACACCGACGGGACACTGCTGGATGTCAACCGGGGCCTGGCCGAGATGATCGGAGTCCCGGTCGACGCCCTGCGCGGGGTGTCCGTCTACGACTTCGCCCACCCCAACGACCGGGAGGGCATCCGCACGCTGGTGTACGACAAGCTGGTCCCCGCCGGGGAAGGCACGGTGAAGCTGGAACAGCGGATCCGCCGCGCCGACGAAAGCTATGGGTGGGCGTCGTTCGCCATCACCTTCGTCAAGGGCGTGGACGGGCAGAGCGACTATCTGCTCGCGGTCGGGGAAGACGTCACCGAGCAGCACCGGATGCGCGAAGAGTTGCACCGCCAAGCCCGGCACGACCCGCTCACCGGTTTGCCGAACCGTCGGCATCTGATCGAGCGGATCGACGCGATGATCGCCGACGCCCGCAACGGGGACCGCGCGGGGTTGTGTTTCGTCGACATCGACCGCTTCAAACACGTCAACGACCGCTACGGCCACGGCACGGGTGACCAGATATTGACCGCGGTCGCCGGACGCCTGCAGGACAGCGTGCGCGGATCAGGATGTCTGGTCGCCCGGATCGGCGGCGACGAGTTCGTCGCGCTGATCCCGCCGCCTGCCAGCGACCACCGGGTGGCCACCGTGGCCAACAGCCTGCTCGAGGCCTTGGTCGATCCGATCACGGCGGGCGATCGGAGGCTGCGCATGTCGATCAGCATCGGCGCGGTCGTCACCGCGGTCGCGGGCGCGGACGCCGAATCGCTGCTCGACGCGGCCGACACCGGTCTGTACCGGGCGAAGGCCGACGGCAAGGGCCGGTGGGTGTTGCACATCCTCGACACCGACACCTCGCGCGGTCCGCAACCGGTGTTGTGA
- a CDS encoding protein kinase, whose protein sequence is MAGSDPFATQHDRPPGIERELEGAGLDDPELIGKGGFGVVYRCRQRALNRSVAVKVLTARPDVEPENVERFLREQQAMGALSGHPNIVPILQVGTTRSGRPYLVMPYHSQGSLENRIRREGFLPLPDALAITVKLAGALETAHRAGILHRDIKPGNVLLTDYGEPQLTDFGIARVEGGFETTTGVVTGSPAFTAPEVLRSGVPSVASDVYGLGATLFAMITGHAAYERRSGEQVVAQFLRIAADPVPDLRLDGIPDDIAAAVEAGMAHDPADRPPSAAAFGEMLREIQRGNDMLVEHMTLPTADHPAAGDLSTRPLIATPRFPTPHPRTPPTPETKFRPAMPTRPLVQRDRLINALQAEPRPRLAVIHAPAGFGKSTLAAQWAKHLAETEHVAVAWLNVDRDDNNVVWLLTHLIEAFNRVTPALAPDLAAVLEEGDDAAARYVLTTLIDAIHARDERFALVIDDWDRITDPAAVDALHYLLEQGPHHLQIILTSRSLESLPLGTMRVRHQLVEIDAAALRFDAEEARAFLAEQTGLSLADAESAELRDYTEGWAAALQLASLSLREHPDPASLIAHLSGHHHAIAEYLAENVLDTVEPELLDALLKTSLPERISGSLAAALTGGPHGQSLLENLERRNLFLRRVDEDGEWFRYHHLFAEFLRRRLERDRPEQVPGLHRTAAAWFGDHGMLSEAIEHALAADDDEKAVGILEAKSRDLVQEAQLATFLGLVAKLPPAAAADRPRLQVGIAWTNALLRRPTELHAALRLVRASLEKAPAADPDLALEADLIACVERAFADHPEGVDAVVDKCLSRADTLGPWALAAAANLAAFSAISRFDYERAREWHDWATPFYRQNRSTFILMYSHSLVGVAAREQLDIATAERSFRTALEIATTSSGPQSYAARLAGALLGELLYERDQLPAAERLLDEAGRLGTEGGPVDFLMANYATGARIKALRGDLASAARRLDDGAEVARALKLPRLATRIANEQVRLGLTATYVTEPPAGEGGIATMAAELREDSAIRMLLRSGAAKRVAAAGARAQYLRNSIDAARRPRAAAQASLLLASCLAAAGKPEAAKDELVPVVIRYADAGLVRPLLDEGPWIMSLLHSLSYDLREGRWHEERPMVPPAFLHRLLAR, encoded by the coding sequence ATGGCCGGTTCGGACCCGTTCGCCACACAGCACGATCGGCCTCCAGGTATCGAGCGCGAACTGGAGGGCGCGGGTCTCGACGACCCCGAACTGATCGGCAAGGGCGGGTTCGGGGTCGTCTACCGCTGTCGGCAACGGGCGCTGAATCGCAGCGTCGCGGTCAAGGTGCTCACCGCACGGCCGGATGTCGAACCGGAGAACGTCGAACGATTCCTGCGCGAGCAGCAGGCGATGGGTGCGCTGTCCGGGCACCCGAACATCGTCCCGATCCTGCAAGTGGGGACCACGCGCAGCGGACGGCCCTACCTGGTGATGCCGTATCACTCGCAGGGTTCGTTGGAGAACCGCATCCGCCGGGAAGGATTCCTGCCGTTGCCCGACGCGCTCGCGATCACCGTCAAATTGGCCGGCGCCCTGGAGACCGCGCACCGCGCCGGAATTCTGCATCGCGACATCAAGCCGGGGAATGTCCTGCTCACCGATTACGGTGAGCCCCAGCTCACCGACTTCGGGATCGCCCGTGTCGAAGGCGGTTTCGAGACCACCACGGGCGTGGTGACCGGCTCCCCCGCGTTCACCGCGCCGGAGGTGCTGCGCTCCGGCGTTCCGTCGGTCGCCTCGGACGTCTACGGGCTCGGCGCGACGCTGTTCGCCATGATCACCGGTCACGCGGCGTACGAGCGCCGGTCCGGCGAGCAGGTCGTCGCACAGTTCCTCCGCATCGCCGCCGACCCGGTCCCCGATCTGCGGCTCGACGGCATCCCCGACGACATAGCCGCCGCCGTCGAAGCCGGCATGGCGCACGATCCCGCCGACCGTCCGCCCTCGGCCGCCGCATTCGGTGAGATGCTGCGCGAGATCCAGCGCGGCAACGACATGCTGGTGGAGCACATGACCCTCCCCACCGCCGATCATCCGGCCGCCGGAGACCTCAGCACGCGGCCGTTGATCGCCACCCCGCGCTTTCCCACTCCCCACCCCAGGACACCGCCGACACCCGAGACCAAGTTCCGCCCGGCGATGCCCACTCGGCCGCTGGTCCAACGCGACCGCCTGATCAACGCGTTGCAAGCCGAGCCGCGACCGCGCCTGGCCGTCATCCATGCCCCCGCCGGGTTCGGCAAGAGCACGCTGGCCGCCCAATGGGCGAAACATCTCGCCGAGACCGAGCACGTGGCCGTGGCCTGGTTGAACGTCGACCGCGACGACAACAACGTCGTCTGGTTGCTGACGCACCTGATCGAGGCGTTCAACCGCGTCACCCCCGCACTGGCGCCCGACCTGGCTGCGGTCCTGGAAGAGGGCGACGACGCCGCCGCGCGTTATGTGCTCACCACGCTGATCGACGCGATTCACGCCCGCGACGAGCGATTCGCCCTGGTGATCGACGATTGGGATCGGATCACCGACCCGGCCGCCGTCGATGCGCTGCATTACCTGCTCGAGCAGGGCCCCCACCACCTTCAGATCATCCTGACCAGCCGATCGCTGGAAAGTCTGCCGTTGGGCACCATGCGCGTGCGCCACCAGCTCGTGGAGATCGATGCCGCCGCATTGCGTTTCGACGCCGAGGAGGCTCGTGCGTTCCTCGCCGAGCAGACCGGCCTGAGCCTGGCCGACGCCGAGAGCGCCGAGCTGCGCGACTACACCGAGGGCTGGGCGGCGGCCTTGCAACTGGCCTCGCTGTCGCTGCGCGAGCACCCCGACCCGGCCTCGCTGATCGCCCACCTGTCCGGGCACCATCACGCCATCGCCGAGTACCTGGCCGAGAACGTGCTCGACACCGTCGAGCCCGAGCTCCTCGACGCCCTGCTGAAAACCTCGCTGCCCGAACGGATCTCCGGTAGCCTCGCCGCGGCGCTGACCGGTGGACCGCACGGGCAGTCCCTCCTGGAGAATCTCGAACGCCGCAATCTGTTCCTGCGCCGCGTCGACGAAGACGGCGAATGGTTCCGCTACCACCATCTGTTCGCGGAGTTCCTGCGCAGGCGACTCGAACGCGACCGCCCCGAGCAAGTGCCCGGTCTGCACCGGACGGCAGCCGCCTGGTTCGGCGACCACGGGATGCTCAGCGAGGCCATCGAACACGCGCTGGCCGCCGACGACGATGAGAAGGCCGTCGGCATACTCGAGGCGAAATCTCGTGATCTGGTGCAGGAAGCCCAGCTCGCGACGTTTCTGGGACTGGTCGCCAAACTTCCTCCGGCGGCCGCCGCCGACCGCCCCCGGCTCCAGGTCGGCATCGCCTGGACGAACGCGCTGCTGCGCAGGCCCACCGAACTGCATGCCGCGTTACGGCTGGTCCGGGCGTCGCTGGAGAAGGCTCCGGCCGCCGACCCCGATCTCGCGCTCGAAGCCGACCTCATCGCATGCGTGGAACGCGCGTTCGCCGACCACCCCGAAGGCGTGGACGCCGTAGTCGACAAGTGCCTGAGCCGGGCGGACACGCTGGGTCCGTGGGCGCTGGCCGCGGCCGCGAACCTCGCCGCGTTCTCCGCGATCAGCCGGTTCGACTACGAGCGGGCGCGGGAATGGCACGACTGGGCCACCCCCTTCTACCGGCAGAACCGCAGCACGTTCATCTTGATGTACAGCCACAGTCTGGTCGGCGTCGCGGCGCGTGAACAGCTCGACATCGCGACGGCGGAACGCAGTTTCCGGACCGCGCTCGAGATCGCCACCACCTCTTCGGGCCCGCAGTCCTACGCCGCGCGTCTGGCAGGCGCTTTGCTCGGCGAGCTGCTCTACGAACGCGACCAGCTCCCGGCGGCCGAGCGCCTGCTGGACGAGGCCGGCCGGCTCGGCACCGAGGGCGGCCCCGTCGACTTCCTGATGGCCAACTACGCCACCGGCGCCCGGATCAAGGCTTTGCGCGGTGATCTGGCGTCCGCGGCGCGGCGACTGGACGACGGCGCCGAGGTCGCGCGGGCCCTGAAGCTGCCGCGACTGGCCACCCGCATCGCCAACGAGCAGGTCCGGCTCGGCCTGACCGCCACCTACGTCACCGAACCCCCGGCCGGAGAAGGCGGTATCGCCACGATGGCCGCCGAACTACGCGAGGATTCCGCGATCCGGATGCTGCTGCGTTCCGGAGCCGCAAAAAGGGTCGCCGCCGCTGGTGCGCGCGCGCAATACCTGCGGAATTCCATCGATGCCGCCCGGCGTCCACGGGCTGCCGCACAGGCCTCCTTGCTGCTCGCCTCCTGCCTCGCGGCCGCTGGAAAGCCCGAAGCGGCCAAGGACGAATTGGTGCCGGTAGTGATCCGGTACGCCGATGCCGGGCTCGTCAGGCCGCTGCTCGACGAGGGGCCGTGGATCATGTCGCTGTTGCACAGCCTGAGCTACGACCTGCGCGAAGGCCGTTGGCACGAAGAACGTCCGATGGTCCCACCGGCGTTCCTGCACCGGCTGCTGGCCCGCTGA
- a CDS encoding DUF1304 domain-containing protein, whose amino-acid sequence MLWVVQVLAVAAALLHVGIFIMESVRFTDPKVYRGVFRISEAELPAARPWAFNQGFYNLFLAVTTLVGVAILREAPEAGWALVAAGCGSMLAAAVVLVAHDRRFARGAIVQGVLPALTLLTALTQL is encoded by the coding sequence ATGCTCTGGGTTGTTCAAGTGCTCGCCGTCGCGGCCGCACTGCTCCATGTCGGCATCTTCATCATGGAGTCTGTTCGGTTCACCGATCCCAAGGTGTACCGGGGGGTCTTCCGGATCTCCGAGGCCGAACTGCCCGCGGCGCGGCCGTGGGCGTTCAATCAAGGCTTCTACAACCTGTTTCTCGCCGTGACGACACTGGTCGGCGTTGCGATCCTGCGGGAGGCGCCGGAGGCGGGATGGGCGCTGGTGGCGGCCGGGTGTGGGTCGATGCTCGCCGCGGCGGTGGTTCTGGTGGCGCATGACCGTCGGTTCGCCAGAGGCGCCATAGTGCAAGGAGTTCTGCCCGCGCTGACCCTACTCACCGCGCTGACCCAGCTCTGA
- a CDS encoding DUF4254 domain-containing protein gives MTGITESRANYVGTRSVGVGRTRSAAVSAPTVGVLPTAPQLLCAFQGRRFQDRELLRSAHALAELHQRRAQVVDAALVAEIDCRRRELVDEINDWVTQEIPQHRNGSSLHTESLGSVVDRMARSWVDANQVIHTEGGRSDNTHKHWYQLAELVDGYTDLVTDVAGGRRRLPEQ, from the coding sequence ATGACCGGGATAACGGAATCGAGAGCCAATTATGTTGGTACAAGAAGCGTTGGTGTCGGGAGAACTCGGAGTGCGGCGGTGAGCGCGCCGACAGTCGGCGTCTTACCGACCGCCCCGCAATTGCTGTGCGCTTTCCAAGGACGTCGTTTCCAAGACCGGGAACTACTACGGTCCGCGCACGCACTCGCCGAGTTGCACCAGCGTCGCGCGCAGGTGGTGGACGCCGCACTCGTCGCCGAAATCGACTGCAGGCGCCGCGAGCTCGTCGACGAGATCAACGACTGGGTCACGCAGGAGATCCCGCAGCATCGCAACGGGTCCTCGCTGCACACCGAAAGTCTCGGTTCCGTAGTGGATCGTATGGCGCGCAGCTGGGTGGACGCGAATCAGGTCATCCACACCGAGGGCGGGCGCAGCGACAATACCCATAAACACTGGTATCAACTCGCCGAACTGGTCGACGGATACACTGATCTGGTAACCGACGTGGCCGGTGGCCGCCGCCGTTTGCCCGAGCAATGA
- a CDS encoding DUF4126 domain-containing protein — protein sequence MSALPLIFTAGWASGVNAYAVVLLLGLFGRFGFADSVPDALQRTDVLIAAAVLFLLEAVADKIPYLDSFWDAVHTVVRPVAGAVVAALLAGQDGSLPELAAGAVGGVAALVSHLVKAGTRMAVNTSPEPASNIVVSTAEDVTVAGVITLAVFHPVAAAVVAAVLLVIGVTLVYFFASRIRRFRKQRRARRAARRGQPTLVAE from the coding sequence GTGTCCGCACTACCTCTCATCTTCACCGCGGGCTGGGCCAGCGGCGTGAACGCCTATGCGGTGGTCCTGCTCCTCGGACTCTTCGGCCGTTTCGGATTCGCGGATTCGGTGCCGGATGCGTTGCAGCGCACCGATGTCCTGATCGCGGCCGCGGTGTTGTTCCTGCTCGAGGCCGTGGCGGACAAGATCCCGTATCTCGACTCGTTCTGGGACGCGGTGCACACGGTGGTGCGGCCGGTCGCGGGGGCCGTGGTGGCGGCGTTGCTGGCCGGGCAGGACGGATCGCTCCCCGAACTCGCAGCGGGCGCGGTCGGGGGTGTGGCCGCGCTGGTGAGCCACCTGGTGAAGGCGGGAACGCGGATGGCCGTCAACACCTCTCCCGAGCCCGCCAGCAACATCGTGGTCAGCACCGCCGAGGACGTGACCGTCGCGGGCGTGATCACCCTCGCCGTCTTCCACCCGGTGGCCGCGGCGGTGGTCGCGGCGGTCCTGCTCGTCATCGGGGTGACGCTGGTGTACTTCTTCGCGAGCCGGATTCGCCGCTTCCGCAAGCAACGGCGTGCCCGCCGGGCGGCACGCAGAGGTCAGCCCACACTAGTTGCGGAATAA
- a CDS encoding LLM class flavin-dependent oxidoreductase, which translates to MELGLTTFAELYPVGDRPAPTAAERLRQVVAEAVTTERAGLDVYGVGEHHRRDFAASAPAVVLAAIAARTERIRLTSAVSVLSSDDPVRVYQDFATLDGLSAGRAELMAGRGSFTESFPLFGYDLADYDELFEEKLALLLRLRQDEPVTWSGKFRPPLRDAVVYPRTDHRPLPVWIAVGGSPESVIRAGLLGLPLAIAIIGGQPARFKPLVELYHRALEQGGHSEQPVAVHAHGYVADTDEQAVADFYEPYALAMSVIGRERGWGPMTRTQFDGLRSPEGSLFVGSPDYVAEKIAAVGRTLGLDRFMLHTSVGTLPHEKVLRTIDLLGEKVAPQVR; encoded by the coding sequence GTGGAATTGGGACTCACGACCTTCGCCGAGCTCTATCCCGTCGGCGACCGGCCCGCGCCGACCGCGGCCGAGCGGCTGCGCCAGGTCGTCGCGGAAGCCGTCACCACCGAGCGGGCGGGTCTCGACGTCTACGGCGTCGGCGAGCATCACCGCAGAGACTTCGCCGCCTCCGCCCCCGCGGTGGTACTCGCGGCCATCGCGGCGCGCACCGAACGCATCCGGCTGACCAGTGCGGTCAGCGTGCTGAGCTCCGACGATCCGGTCCGGGTGTACCAGGATTTCGCGACGCTGGACGGCTTGTCCGCCGGCCGCGCCGAGCTGATGGCCGGGCGCGGTTCGTTCACCGAGTCGTTCCCGCTGTTCGGTTACGACCTGGCGGACTACGACGAACTGTTCGAGGAGAAGCTGGCGCTGCTGCTGCGCCTGCGCCAGGACGAGCCGGTGACCTGGAGCGGCAAGTTCCGGCCGCCGCTGCGCGACGCGGTCGTGTACCCGCGCACCGACCACCGACCGCTGCCGGTCTGGATCGCGGTGGGCGGTAGCCCGGAGTCGGTGATCCGCGCCGGACTGCTCGGGCTTCCACTGGCCATCGCGATCATCGGCGGACAGCCTGCCCGGTTCAAGCCTCTGGTCGAGCTCTACCATCGCGCTCTGGAACAGGGCGGCCATTCCGAGCAGCCGGTGGCGGTGCACGCGCACGGGTACGTCGCCGACACCGACGAGCAAGCCGTCGCCGACTTCTACGAGCCGTACGCGCTGGCGATGAGCGTCATCGGACGCGAGCGCGGCTGGGGTCCGATGACGCGCACGCAGTTCGACGGATTGCGCTCGCCGGAGGGCTCGCTGTTCGTCGGCTCACCCGACTACGTCGCCGAGAAGATCGCCGCCGTCGGCCGCACGCTGGGGCTGGACCGTTTCATGCTGCACACCAGCGTCGGCACTCTGCCGCACGAAAAGGTCCTGCGCACCATCGACCTGCTCGGTGAGAAGGTCGCCCCGCAGGTGCGCTGA
- the map gene encoding type I methionyl aminopeptidase codes for MSVRTRKPLVPGTLSPTREVPRTIERPEYAWKKTANEGREPWVQTAETIEKMRIAGKIAAQALEEAGKAVAPGVTTDELDRIAHEYMCDHGAYPSTLGYKGFPKSCCTSLNEVICHGIPDSTVIEDGDIVNIDVTAYIDGVHGDTNKTFLAGDVEEEVRLLVERTEEATMRAIKAVRPGRALNVIGRVIESYANRFGYGVVRDFTGHGVGPTFHSGLVVLHYDQPAVETIIEPGMTFTIEPMINLGGIDYEIWDDGWTVVTKDRKWTAQFEHTLVVTESGAEILTLP; via the coding sequence ATGTCTGTCCGCACTCGCAAGCCGCTCGTTCCCGGCACGTTGTCGCCCACCCGCGAAGTCCCGCGCACCATCGAGCGCCCGGAATACGCGTGGAAGAAGACCGCCAACGAGGGACGCGAGCCGTGGGTGCAGACCGCGGAGACGATCGAGAAGATGCGGATCGCGGGCAAGATCGCCGCGCAGGCGCTGGAAGAGGCGGGTAAGGCGGTCGCCCCCGGCGTCACCACCGACGAGCTCGACCGCATCGCGCACGAGTACATGTGCGACCACGGGGCGTACCCGTCGACCCTGGGGTACAAGGGTTTCCCGAAATCGTGCTGCACCTCGCTGAACGAGGTCATCTGCCACGGCATCCCGGACTCGACCGTGATCGAGGACGGCGACATCGTCAACATCGACGTTACCGCCTACATCGACGGGGTGCACGGCGACACCAACAAGACCTTCCTCGCCGGTGATGTCGAGGAGGAGGTGCGCCTGCTGGTCGAGCGGACCGAAGAGGCCACCATGCGGGCCATCAAGGCGGTACGGCCGGGCCGGGCGCTGAATGTGATCGGCCGCGTCATCGAGTCCTACGCCAATCGTTTCGGCTACGGCGTGGTGCGTGACTTCACCGGCCACGGTGTCGGCCCGACGTTCCACAGCGGTCTGGTCGTGCTGCACTACGACCAGCCCGCGGTGGAGACCATCATCGAACCGGGCATGACGTTCACCATCGAGCCGATGATCAACCTCGGCGGCATCGACTACGAGATCTGGGACGACGGCTGGACCGTGGTCACCAAGGATCGCAAGTGGACCGCGCAGTTCGAGCACACGTTGGTCGTCACCGAGTCGGGGGCCGAGATACTGACCCTCCCGTGA